A genomic stretch from Solanum stenotomum isolate F172 chromosome 8, ASM1918654v1, whole genome shotgun sequence includes:
- the LOC125874348 gene encoding uncharacterized protein LOC125874348 produces MRKDRPAVASSSKIRFDDSDEYESSSEDEEEKGIEEELADVTFEELQRARSDGSATVYRKLYSEGKSSRANKNRPMEMSSKKPVSRFREIIQVPKKATRDPRFESLNGQVDEEGFKKRYNFLYEDNLPAEKEDLKKQMRKSNDPEERNELKSRVSWIDKQLKSAGVKHTEREILAEHKKKEREAAKQGKQPYYLKKSEIQKLKLIEKYKSLKAAGKLESYIEKKRRKNAAKDHRFLPYRRPGEQEN; encoded by the coding sequence ATGAGAAAAGACAGGCCAGCTGTTGCAAGTTCAAGTAAAATAAGATTTGATGACTCTGATGAATATGAATCTTCATCTGAAGATGAGGAGGAGAAGGGAATAGAGGAGGAGCTTGCTGATGTGACCTTTGAAGAATTGCAGAGAGCACGGTCTGATGGGTCGGCTACAGTGTATAGGAAGCTTTATTCGGAAGGAAAAAGTAGCCGAGCTAACAAGAACAGGCCAATGGAGATGAGTAGCAAAAAGCCAGTAAGCCGATTTAGGGAAATTATCCAAGTTCCTAAAAAGGCCACTCGTGACCCTCGCTTTGAGTCTTTAAATGGCCAGGTAGATGAAGAAGGGTTCAAAAAGAGATACAATTTCCTTTATGAGGATAATCTTCCAGCAGAAAAAGAGGATCTGAAGAAACAGATGAGGAAATCAAATGACCCAGAAGAGAGAAATGAACTGAAAAGTCGTGTTTCTTGGATTGACAAACAATTGAAATCGGCAGGAGTGAAGCACACTGAGAGAGAGATTCTGGCAGAGCACAAGAAGAAAGAGAGGGAAGCTGCTAAGCAAGGAAAACAACCTTATTATCTcaaaaaatctgaaattcaGAAACTCAAACTTATTGAGAAATACAAGTCACTCAAAGCAGCTGGCAAACTGGAATCATATATTGAGAAGAAAAGGCGCAAGAATGCTGCGAAAGACCACAGATTCTTGCCATATCGGCGTCCTGGTGAGCAAGAAAACTAG
- the LOC125872219 gene encoding uncharacterized protein LOC125872219, with protein MATLVPGVLLKLLQHMNTDVKVAGEHRSSLLQVVSIVPALAGGELFPNQGFYLKVSDSSHATYVSLPDEHDDLILSDKIQLGQFIHVERLEAASPVPILRGVRPVPGRHPCVGTPEDIVATHSLGFLNNNGNLSPGSKSRDKTKSPSKAFGNSHVGVKDNKSAVSRSNGGTKEEKVEKKKPTLTWSKSHLSKLALNVVEKKDSLMRVKSSSSSRSIPTSPTSCYSLPTSFEKFSNGVKQQAKVKGLERMEKATTKPGLEKSSSVRGASPTPKRVLGGNPLKNYLQGLELEPKALRKSWEGNMDLKSRESPRLKVNKHDLKPEPRSTSVPRKSTSEKLISKEDNREKLAKSSKEENKAHPSLKKSTNGEPVDADKSSKQKISKGRKLPGEVNNGLQDLVKVAVSNRILADGNVAWSSLPSSLTKIGKEVMKHRDAAQIAAIEAMQVASASESLLRCLSTYSELSSSAKEDNAQPAVEQFLALHASLKNVHLVGDALSKTISAAGSESDHEENPSEEALKAVSEKRKQATLWVNAALATNLSSFSVYSKKATSTPIALSAPLPSPKTIALNQPMLVLDNSTKNTLAKPQAKPRPTMSSKIQSSGSQRRLTDGVAANQKPKSPPPADWVRGDGLEEAVDLAEMLRVASQDWFLGFVERFLDADVDASALSDNGQIAGMLSQLKSVNDWLDEISSSKDDESPKIASETIDRIRKKIYEYLLTHVESAAAALGGGSGGGSQVSPTIETKTRK; from the exons ATGGCTACTTTGGTACCTGGTGTTCTATTGAAGCTTCTTCAGCATATGAACACAGATGTGAAAGTTGCTGGTGAGCATAGGTCATCTCTGTTGCAAGTGGTTAGCATTGTGCCAGCATTAGCAGGTGGGGAGCTTTTTCCTAACCAAGGGTTCTACCTAAAGGTATCAGATTCTTCTCATGCTACTTATGTATCTTTGCCTGATGAACATGATGATCTTATTCTTAGTGATAAGATTCAATTGGGTCAGTTCATTCATGTTGAAAGGCTTGAAGCTGCCTCACCTGTGCCTATCCTTAGAGGGGTTAGGCCTGTCCCTGGCCGGCACCCTTGCGTTGGAACTCCTGAAGATATAGTAGCAACTCATTCTTTAGGCTTCCTAAATAACAATGGTAATCTGTCTCCTGGTTCAAAATCGCGAGATAAAACTAAGTCTCCTTCAAAAGCATTTGGTAATAGTCATGTGGGGGTGAAAGATAATAAATCTGCAGTTTCTAGATCAAATGGTGGTACCAAAGAGGAAAAAGTGGAAAAAAAGAAGCCTACCTTGACTTGGTCAAAGTCTCACTTGTCGAAGTTAGCATTAAATGTAGTGGAGAAGAAGGATTCTCTAATGAGAGTAAAATCATCTTCTAGCTCAAGATCAATACCCACATCTCCTACAAGTTGTTATTCATTACCGACTTCTTTTGAGAAGTTTTCAAATGGGGTTAAGCAACAAGCAAAGGTTAAGGGCTTGGAACGAATGGAGAAAGCAACAACTAAACCTGGATTGGAGAAGTCTAGTTCTGTTCGTGGGGCGAGTCCAACACCGAAGAGAGTACTGGGTGGGAATCCATTGAAGAATTATCTTCAAGGGCTTGAATTGGAGCCTAAGGCCTTGAGGAAGAGCTGGGAAGGGAATATGGATTTGAAGAGTAGAGAGAGTCCCAGATTGAAGGTCAACAAGCATGATTTGAAGCCTGAACCAAGGAGCACCTCT GTTCCAAGAAAATCAACTAGTGAAAAATTGATAAGTAAAGAAGATAACCGGGAAAAACTTGCAAAATCATCCAAAGAGGAAAATAAGGCTCATCCATCCTTAAAGAAGTCCACAAATGGAGAGCCTGTTGATGCTGATAAATCAAGTAAGCAGAAAATATCCAAGGGAAGAAAGCTACCTGGGGAGGTCAATAATGGCTTACAAGACTTGGTCAAAGTTGCTGTCAGTAATAGAATTTTAGCAGATGGAAATGTTGCCTGGTCTTCACTCCCATCTTCTCTCACAAAGATTGGAAAG GAAGTCATGAAGCACAGAGATGCTGCACAGATAGCAGCCATTGAGGCTATGCAGGTGGCTTCGGCTTCTGAAAGCTTACTCAGATGTCTAAG CACATATTCCGAGTTGAGCTCCTCGGCAAAGGAAGATAACGCACAGCCTGCTGTTGAGCAATTCTTGGCGCTGCATGCGAGCTTGAAGAATGTTCACCTTGTTGGTGATGCTTTATCCAAGACCATATCAGCTGCTGGTTCAGAATCAGATCATGAAGAAAACCCTTCTGAAGAAGCACTTAAGGCTGTATCAGAAAAACGGAAGCAAGCAACTCTATGGGTCAATGCTGCATTGGCTACCAATCTGTCATCGTTCTCGGTGTATAGCAAAAAAGCAACTTCAACTCCAATTGCCCTTTCAGCTCCCTTGCCAAGCCCAAAAACTATTGCTCTCAATCAACCTATGCTAGTCCTTGACAACTCAACCAAAAATACACTTGCAAAACCTCAAGCCAAACCCCGCCCGACAATGAGTTCTAAGATTCAGTCATCAGGATCTCAACGGCGCTTAACAGATGGGGTAGCTGCTAATCAGAAGCCAAAATCTCCTCCTCCAGCGGATTGGGTCAGAGGAGACGGTCTTGAAGAGGCCGTTGACTTAGCCGAGATGTTACGAGTAGCGTCCCAAGACTGGTTCTTAGGATTTGTAGAAAGGTTCTTGGATGCTGATGTGGATGCCTCAGCTTTATCAGATAATGGTCAAATAGCCGGCATGTTATCCCAGCTGAAGAGTGTGAACGACTGGTTAGATGAGATTTCCTCTAGCAAGGATGATGAAAGTCCCAAAATTGCTTCTGAGACCATCGATAGGATAAGAAAAAAGATCTATGAATATCTTCTCACTCATGTGGAGTCTGCTGCAGCAGCTCTTGGTGGCGGCAGTGGCGGTGGCTCACAAGTGTCACCTACAATAGAAaccaaaacaagaaaatga
- the LOC125872220 gene encoding GDSL esterase/lipase At3g27950-like encodes MEKLVTLLALLLYFGLVFGEISNKCVFPAIYNFGDSNSDTGGKSAAFRQVPPPNGLTFFGSPMGRVCDGRLIIDLIADRLELQYLSPYLDSVMANFRNGANFATAGSSILPGGYSPFSLEVQISQFLQFKKRTILLSDLSIPNNSKWSSSKVNIANPQDFSKALYTFDIGQNDLSYGFQHTHEAQVRASIPLIIDNFTQAIHQLYYEGAVNFWIHNTGPIGCLPYSVIDYPLKPQGLDGIGCIENQNKVAREFNEQLKDRILHLRAELPRAAFTYVDIYSAKYQLISSAKEQGFGDPLKFCCGWYNNGSEVACGQTAIVNGTEHGKACSDPTKYISWDGIHYTDAANVWLAKSILNGSFSDPPVPIEQSCSHSSTRV; translated from the exons ATGGAGAAATTAGTAACATTGTTAGCATTACTATTATACTTTGGATTAGTTTTTGGAGAAATTAGTAACAAGTGTGTGTTTCCAGCAATATATAATTTCGGTGACTCGAATTCGGATACTGGTGGAAAATCAGCAGCATTTCGTCAAGTGCCCCCACCCAATGGGCTGACTTTCTTCGGCAGTCCCATGGGCAGAGTGTGCGATGGTCGTCTAATCATAGACCTCATAG CGGACAGGTTGGAGTTGCAGTACTTGAGTCCATATTTAGATTCAGTAATGGCAAATTTTAGAAATGGTGCAAATTTTGCAACAGCAGGTTCATCTATACTTCCTGGTGGTTATAGTCCTTTTAGCCTTGAGGTTCAGATTTCTCAGTTTTTACAATTCAAAAAACGGACTATTTTGCTCTCTGATTTATCAA TTCCAAATAACTCAAAATGGTCTTCCTCCAAAGTCAACATTGCAAATCCACAAGATTTTTCTAAGGCACTGTACACATTTGACATTGGACAGAATGACCTTTCTTATGGTTTTCAACATACCCATGAAGCACAAGTCAGAGCATCCATTCCACTAATCATAGACAATTTTACTCAAGCAATTCAT CAACTATACTATGAAGGGGCTGTGAATTTCTGGATCCACAATACTGGTCCCATTGGCTGTTTGCCCTACAGTGTGATAGATTATCCATTGAAGCCTCAGGGCTTGGATGGCATTGGGTGCATAGAGAACCAAAACAAGGTGGCTCGTGAGTTTAATGAGCAACTCAAGGACAGGATATTGCACTTACGAGCAGAGCTTCCTCGTGCTGCATTTACTTATGTTGACATTTATTCAGCTAAGTATCAACTAATTAGCTCTGCCAAGGAACAAG GGTTTGGAGACCCATTGAAATTTTGCTGTGGATGGTACAACAATGGTTCTGAAGTTGCATGTGGACAGACAGCTATAGTGAATGGCACAGAGCATGGGAAGGCATGTAGTGATCCCACAAAGTACATTAGCTGGGATGGGATACATTACACAGATGCTGCAAATGTCTGGTTAGCCAAATCAATTCTCAATGGCTCTTTCTCAGACCCTCCAGTTCCTATTGAACAATCTTGCAGTCACTCATCCACCAGAGTTTAA
- the LOC125873277 gene encoding ribosome-binding factor PSRP1, chloroplastic: MATLSLSPSVGTTFHSLHSYPTGTSSYSSSCPTTASPALSLTLSSSNSGFLNSAFKKNEINVPVRNRVTKSFGVRMSWDGPLSSVKLILQGKNLELTPAVKDYVEEKLGKAVQKHSHLAREVDVRLSVRGGELGKGPKIRRCEVTLFTKKHGVIRAEEDAESIYGSIDMVSSIIQRKLRKIKEKDSDHGRHMKGFDRLKVRDPEVLLVQEDLETLPQEEEVEDDDKSDGFVTEVVRKKSFDMPPLSVNEAIEQLENVDHDFYGFRNEETGEINIVYRRKEGGYGLIIPKEDGKTEKLEPLEVEPEKEPSIAE; the protein is encoded by the exons ATGGCGACTCTTTCCCTTTCCCCTTCCGTGGGAACAACTTTTCACTCTCTCCATAGCTACCCAACTGGTACCTCATCCTACTCTTCTTCTTGTCCCACTACTGCTTCTCCAGCTTTGTCACTGACATTGTCATCTAGCAATTCGGGGTTTTTAAATTCAGCTTTCAAGAAGAATGAGATTAATGTTCCAGTGAGGAATAGGGTGACAAAATCCTTTGGGGTTCGGATGTCTTGGGACGGTCCTCTATCTTCCGTTAAACTCATTCTTCAAGGGAAAAACCTTGAG TTAACACCTGCTGTGAAGGACTATGTGGAAGAGAAGTTGGGTAAGGCAGTTCAAAAGCACAGCCATCTAGCCAGGGAAGTGGATGTTAGGCTGTCTGTTCGAGGTGGAGAGCTTGGAAAAGGCCCAAAAATTCGAAGATGTGAA GTTACTTTATTTACGAAAAAGCATGGAGTGATTCGTGCAGAGGAAGATGCAGAGTCAATTTATGGAAGTATAGATATGGTATCATCAATTATACAGAGAAAGTTGCGGAAAATTAAGGAGAAGGATTCAGACCATGGTCGCCACATGAAGGGATTCGATAGGCTGAAAGTCAGGGACCCAGAGGTGCTGTTAGTTCAAGAGGATCTTGAAACACTTCCCCAAGAGgaagaagttgaagatgatGACAAGAGCGACGGCTTTGTTACTGAG GTTGTTCGTAAGAAGTCCTTTGACATGCCACCTTTAAGTGTCAATGAAGCAATTGAACAGCTGGAAAATGTCGACCATGACTTCTACGGTTTCCGGAATGAGGAAACTG GTGAGATTAACATTGTTTACAGACGAAAAGAAGGAGGTTATGGACTTATTATTCCAAAGGAAGATGGTAAAACAGAGAAGTTAGAGCCCTTGGAGGTTGAACCAGAGAAAGAACCGTCGATAGCAGAATAA
- the LOC125873191 gene encoding protein DOWNY MILDEW RESISTANCE 6-like: MKTTSVLSSGFNHSTLPESYVRPESQRPRMSEVVDRDDLVPVIDMSCTDKNVIVHQIGEACRLYGFFQVINHGVSKKVMDEMLGVAHEFFKLPVEEKMKLYSDDPSKTMRLSTSFNVKKETVHNWRDYLRLHCYPLDKYAPEWPSNPPSFREIVSKYCMEVRQLGYRLEEAISESLGLEKDCIKNVLGEQGQHMAINFYPPCPQPELTYGLPAHTDPNAITILLQDLQVAGLQVLKDGEWLSIKPQPDAFVINLGDQLEALSNGKYKSIWHRAIVNSDKARMSVASFLCPNDCSIISAPKNLIEDGSSAIYRDFTYTEYYDKFWSRNLDQEYCLELFKNDGT; the protein is encoded by the exons ATGAAAACAACAAGTGTTCTTTCCAGTGGATTCAACCATTCAACCCTTCCTGAATcttacgttcgacctgaatctCAAAGACCCCGCATGTCTGAAGTTGTTGATCGTGATGATCTTGTTCCAGTTATCGATATGTCTTGTACTGATAAGAACGTTATCGTTCATCAAATTGGCGAAGCTTGTCGTCTTTATGGGTTTTTCCAG gTGATAAATCACGGTGTATCAAAGAAGGTAATGGATGAAATGTTAGGGGTAGCTCATGAATTTTTTAAGCTACCAGTTGAAGAAAAGATGAAATTGTACTCAGATGATCCATCAAAGACTATGAGATTATCAACTAGTTTTAATGTTAAGAAGGAAACTGTTCATAATTGGAGAGATTATCTTAGGCTACACTGTTATCCTTTGGACAAATATGCCCCTGAATGGCCTTCTAATCCTCCTTCTTTCAg GGAAATAGTGAGCAAATATTGCATGGAAGTTAGACAACTTGGATATAGATTAGAAGAAGCAATATCAGAGAGCCTAGGGCTTGAAAAAGATTGTATTAAAAATGTGTTGGGTGAACAAGGACAACATATGGCTATCAATTTTTATCCTCCATGTCCACAACCTGAACTAACTTATGGGTTACCAGCCCATACAGATCCAAATGCAATTAcaattcttcttcaagatttgcAAGTGGCTGGCCTTCAAGTTCTTAAGGATGGAGAATGGTTATCTATTAAACCTCAACCTGATGCCTTTGTCATCAATCTTGGTGATCAATTGGAG GCATTGAGTAATGGAAAGTATAAAAGTATATGGCATAGAGCTATTGTAAATTCAGACAAAGCAAGGATGTCTGTGGCTTCTTTCCTCTGTCCCAATGATTGTTCCATTATCAGTGCTCCAAAAAACTTAATTGAAGATGGATCTTCAGCCATTTATCGAGATTTCACTTATACTGAATATTATGACAAATTTTGGAGCAGGAATTTAGACCAGGAATATTGTTTAGAACTTTTCAAGAACGATGGAACCTAG